One genomic region from Epinephelus fuscoguttatus linkage group LG6, E.fuscoguttatus.final_Chr_v1 encodes:
- the LOC125889693 gene encoding cilia- and flagella-associated protein 157-like: MMADESDSDDKEMWLYLTQIQHLDKQLERCQLQCDELKKQNKDLALQYSILEKDKTDITEYLQHCVAEQEKKVEELTGRLEHQQQAVEQDREALKLQHSRQLQELQDQIDELCSESSMQAAKFEEQQELEEQLEHLMQQQLISERLQRQVTSEKEEQDAVINSLRKAAYLERLKVVEERKSTQEDIIKTKVSNIIQEERAQHRELQEKVQLLLEKSMDLWEDKDKLCQQEKDLNSKIDKLKDVDTVIQETLTYKTEAKTLTEKCQQLEVAIKKCSSTHQSRLEENETLRQRLASASEECRQKTAEVDELRAEIQRRSSRREQLEGILQEAAVTLGRMLTKEETSEAQCKILQQMLHSAEPQGPDSAPEESSPGQTPQSSDPDPARAETLNLATDPLFLMARYRLGDFGYIPPPMMKHKPAARRTGAQLRLSRKLCSQRTSSCDPDASTSADC; the protein is encoded by the exons ATGATGGCGGATGAAAGTGATTCTGACGACAAAGAGATGTGGTTATATctgacacaaatacaacatcTGGATAAGCAGTTGGAGAG ATGTCAGCTTCAGTGTGATGAGCTGAAGAAACAGAACAAGGACCTGGCCCTTCAGTACAGCATCCTGGAGAAGGACAAGACGGACATCACCGAGTACCTGCAGCACTGCGTGGCTGAACAGGAGAAGAAGGTGGAGGAGCTGACCGGGCGGCTGGAGCATCAGCAGCAGGCTGTCGAACAGGACCGAGAGGCgctgaagctgcagcacagcCGGCAGCTGCAGGAGCTGCAGGACCAGATAGATGAGCTTTGCTCAGAGAGCAGCATGCAGGCAG CAAAGtttgaggagcagcaggagctggaggagcagctggagcatctgatgcagcagcagctcatcagCGAGCGTCTGCAGAGGCAGGTGACCAGTGAGAAGGAGGAGCAAGATGCTGTCATCAACAGCCTGAGGAAAGCGGCATACTTGGAGAGGCTAAA GGttgtggaggagaggaagagtacacaggaggatATCATTAAGACGAAGGTCTCAAACATTATCCAGGAGGAGAGGGCTCAGCACCGAGAGCTTCAGGAGAAGGTTCAGCTCCTTCTGGAAAAGAGCATGGATCTGTGGGAGGACAAGGACAAACTGTGCCAACAAGAGAAAGATCTCAACTCTAAGATTGACAAATTGAAGGATGTCGACACAGTCATCCAGGAGACACTCACCTACAAGACG GAGGCGAAGACGCTGACGGAGAAGtgtcagcagctggaggtggcGATCAAGAAGTGTAGCAGCACCCATCAGAGCAGGCTGGAAGAGAACGAGACTCTCAG acagcGCCTGGCTTCAGCATCCGAGGAGTGTCGTCAGAAAACAGCCGAGGTCGATGAGCTGAGGGCCGAGAtccagaggaggagcagcaggagggagCAGCTGGAGGGCATCCTGCAGGAAGCAGCCGTCACTCTTGGCCGCATGCTGACg AAAGAGGAAACGTCGGAGGCTCAGTGTAAGATCCTGCAGCAGATGCTGCACAGCGCCGAGCCGCAGGGACCAGACTCCGCCCCTGAGGAGAGCAGTCCAGGACAGACGCCACAGAGCTCTGACCCCGACCCAGCCAG AGCAGAGACCCTGAACTTGGCCACAGATCCACTCTTCCTGATGGCCCGCTACAGACTGGGCGACTTTGGCTACATACCACCACCCATGATGAAACACAAGCCAGCAGCCAGACGGACAGGAGCTCAGCTGCGTCTCAGCAG GAAGCTCTGCAGTCAGAGGACATCCAGCTGTGATCCAGACGCCTCCACCTCTGCAGACTGCTGA
- the LOC125890742 gene encoding RING finger protein 223 encodes MNPYRHTTPHSPSDPSDISHHPPLSAASPPVIQTGQSSLRVVSYDSPHHQASSDHDEGQNLVPSPKSDRSSSPLPASDSGSSLSPRPQSGLFSISFPGRSPSAVSAHTLNPYPPPGPSPAPPPAPSSTPPPAPSPATPPSCQVSIIIPSPDLQPSPLPSLCSEDTGPDLECSICFSQFNNIFRCPKMLQCKHTFCLECLARINVKSAEPNAIQCPLCRGLTPLPALGLPKLATNSDMLSYLPAAMQRVYSIRFQRSKGKLQVKSSSQGHRRWGQRSLTSLRSVNRSLDVGLPSPPVMGPSEASGMGGALFRLTGRPACRAFLLTSVVMMMVLLTGIIIFLLTFNDKGSE; translated from the exons ATGAATCCCTACAGACACACAACACCACATTCACCTTCTGACCCTTCTGATATTTCCCATCATCCCCCTCTGTCCGCAGCGTCACCTCCAGTCATTCAGACAGGTCAGAGCTCTCTGAGAGTCGTGAGCTATGACTCTCCTCACCATCAGGCCTCATCAGACCATGATGAAGGTCAAAACCTGGTCCCGTCACCAAAGTCAGACCGCTCCTCCTCGCCGCTTCCAGCCTCAGATTCAGGCTCCAGCCTCAGTCCCCGGCCTCAGTCCGGCCTGTTTTCAATCTCATTTCCAGGTCGAAGTCCATCTGCTGTCTCTGCTCACACACTGAACCCTTACCCTCCCCCCGGCCCTTCACCTGCCCCTCCCCCGGCCCCTTCATCCACCCCTCCCCCGGCCCCTTCACCCGCCACTCCCCCCTCCTGCCAGGTCTCCATCATCATCCCGTCGCCAGACCTCCAACCGTCTCCCCTCCCATCTCTGTGCTCTGAGGACACCGGCCCGGACCTGGAGTGCTCCATCTGCTTCAGCCAGTTCAACAACATCTTCCGCTGTCCCAAGATGCTTCAGTGCAAGCACACCTTCTGCCTGGAGTGCCTGGCACGCATCAACGTCAAGTCGGCCGAGCCCAACGCCATCCAGTGCCCGCTGTGCCGCGGCCTCACGCCTCTGCCCGCCCTCGGCCTTCCCAAACTGGCCACGAACTCAGACATGCTGTCGTACCTGCCGGCCGCCATGCAGAGAGTCTACAGCATCCGCTTCCAGCGCAGCAAAGGGAAGCTGCAGGTCAAAAG CTCATCTCAAGGTCATCGGCGGTGGGGTCAGAGGTCGCTGACATCTCTTCGGTCTGTGAACCGCTCTCTGGATGTGGGGCTTCCCAGCCCGCCTGTCATGGGTCCCAGCGAGGCCAGCGGCATGGGTGGAGCTCTGTTCAGACTGACGGGCCGGCCGGCGTGCCGAGCCTTCCTCCTGACATccgtggtgatgatgatggtgctgCTGACAGgcatcatcatcttcctcctcaccTTCAATGACAAGGGCAGTGAGTGA